CACTGGTCGTTGTGACGGTAGTCGGCACCCACACCGTAGTACCAGGAGTCGCCCCAGTTGTTTTCGAGGCTGAGTCCGCCGCCGGACTGGCTGACCACGTCGATCGATTTCAGGCGCGACCAGTTGGTCCAGCGCACGATGCCCGACACCGTCCATTGTGGGTTGATTTCGTGCATGGCGCTCAGGGTAATGTATTCCGGAACGGTCACGTCGGCCTTGGCGGATTCATGCTTGTGGCCACCGGGAATAAGACCACCTGTGTAGTCCAGAAAACCGTCGGTTTTATGATCGATTTTGGAACGGTATGCCAGGCCAAGGCGGGTGCTGTCAGACAGGGACACCATCGCGCCCAGGTTGTAGCCCCATGCCCAGCCCTTGGCCTTGACTTCGCCAAGCAGCACGCCCGGGATGCCTTGCTTCAGGCTGGCATTGGCGTACTGCGCCGACACACCGGCACCCAGTGCCAGCCACGGGGTGGCTTGCCAGCCGATCGACGGGTTGATGTCCACCGTCTTGATCGAGCTGCTGATGCCGGCCTGGTTGCCGATCCATTTGTCGTCGTAATCAGTGGCCAGACCGAACGGTGCCGTCATCGACAGGCCAAGGCGCAGGTCGGGACTGATTTCATGCACCATGAAACCGTTGGGGATCCATTCGAGCACATCGCCACGGGCGACACCGGCCTTGCCGTAGGCTGAGCCCTCGTATTCCGGGCGCACGCTGGCGGCCACGATACCGGCCTGTACGGACGTGCCCTTGTTGAGCAGCATGCCCGCCGGGTTGTAGAAGGCCGCAGACAGGTCATCACCCATGATGCCGGCGCCGGCATGGGCACGGCCAAGGC
The nucleotide sequence above comes from Laribacter hongkongensis DSM 14985. Encoded proteins:
- a CDS encoding OmpP1/FadL family transporter gives rise to the protein MLFSRLTLALTCAGITSTAAAAGFQLSEQSVTSLGRAHAGAGIMGDDLSAAFYNPAGMLLNKGTSVQAGIVAASVRPEYEGSAYGKAGVARGDVLEWIPNGFMVHEISPDLRLGLSMTAPFGLATDYDDKWIGNQAGISSSIKTVDINPSIGWQATPWLALGAGVSAQYANASLKQGIPGVLLGEVKAKGWAWGYNLGAMVSLSDSTRLGLAYRSKIDHKTDGFLDYTGGLIPGGHKHESAKADVTVPEYITLSAMHEINPQWTVSGIVRWTNWSRLKSIDVVSQSGGGLSLENNWGDSWYYGVGADYRHNDQWTFRGGLAYETTPVKSAEYRNPLIPDSDRGWVSLGASWKVNKQSQLDFSYSHLFAMGDSKTTYKGLNGEFSVVADLIGVQYQYQF